In Pseudobythopirellula maris, a single window of DNA contains:
- a CDS encoding protein-disulfide reductase DsbD family protein — protein MRPHAVRHTTCLIVALLASLLAAPSAAQFQFNGGLDLNLPGLRGDSGQSKPAEPVRLSAQFYEATAERPALLQVTADIAPSYHIYSITQPAGGPEKTVLTPAESGDYELVGAFTATPAPESHVDEEIWVGLKIEEHTGRVTWTAPIRLAEGVDPSSLTIQGSATLQACQAFSCLPLELDFTASLATGEPAGFDPGVFAAVEAGEEALATAPIPDFPRATNGASEPGLAPADDPEASGVTSSLLATLGFALMGGLILNLMPCVLPVIGLKVMSFAEQAGHDPGRVLGLNLAYAAGMLAVFLLLATLASLAQLGLGAESYGWGELYTLGWFKVGMIALVFAMALSFLGVWEIPIPGFAGAGKSVDLQQKEGVSGAFFKGVFTTILATPCSGPFLGPVFAFTIAQPPVVTYLIFTFVGLGMALPYLLIGLFPSLIAWLPKPGAWMETFKQLMGFVLMGTVVFLFSSIAKESYLPVLALMVALGVACWWIGRTPITASPAAKTTSWVGGLATVLLTGWLAFGLLGPSEHELPWKPYSNASLALAQQRGKTVLVDFTAEWCLTCKLNLKTAIDTEKVKEVIAANGVEPLIADWTDRNDEIKAALSDLNSISIPLLAIYPADRPERPIVLRDSITQSQLLAALHEAGATRANDAGQTPSESDSRSVDMPQIELGGAASTADLR, from the coding sequence ATGCGTCCCCACGCTGTCCGCCACACCACCTGCTTAATCGTCGCGTTGCTAGCCTCGCTGCTGGCCGCGCCGAGCGCCGCGCAATTCCAGTTCAACGGCGGGCTCGATCTCAACCTGCCCGGGCTGCGCGGCGACAGCGGCCAGTCCAAGCCGGCCGAGCCGGTCCGCCTGTCGGCCCAGTTCTACGAGGCGACCGCCGAGCGGCCGGCGCTGCTGCAGGTGACGGCCGACATCGCGCCGAGCTACCACATTTACTCGATCACCCAGCCGGCGGGCGGGCCCGAGAAGACCGTGCTCACCCCCGCCGAGTCGGGCGACTACGAGTTAGTCGGCGCCTTTACCGCCACGCCGGCCCCCGAGTCGCATGTCGACGAAGAGATCTGGGTCGGCCTGAAGATCGAAGAACACACCGGCCGCGTCACCTGGACCGCGCCGATCCGTCTCGCCGAGGGCGTCGATCCCTCGTCGCTCACGATCCAGGGAAGCGCAACCCTGCAGGCGTGTCAGGCGTTCAGCTGTTTGCCACTGGAGCTCGATTTCACGGCCAGCCTCGCCACGGGCGAGCCGGCAGGCTTTGACCCGGGCGTGTTCGCCGCGGTCGAGGCGGGCGAAGAGGCGCTCGCCACGGCGCCGATCCCCGACTTCCCGCGCGCGACGAACGGCGCCTCGGAGCCCGGCTTGGCCCCCGCCGATGACCCCGAGGCCTCGGGAGTCACAAGCAGTTTGCTGGCGACGCTCGGCTTCGCGCTCATGGGCGGGTTGATCCTGAACCTCATGCCGTGCGTGCTGCCGGTGATCGGGCTGAAGGTCATGTCGTTCGCCGAGCAGGCGGGCCACGACCCCGGCCGCGTGCTGGGGCTCAACCTGGCGTACGCCGCCGGCATGCTCGCGGTGTTCCTGCTCCTGGCCACACTGGCGTCGCTCGCCCAGCTCGGCCTGGGCGCCGAGAGCTACGGCTGGGGCGAGCTTTACACCTTGGGCTGGTTCAAGGTCGGCATGATCGCGCTGGTCTTCGCCATGGCGCTAAGCTTCCTGGGCGTGTGGGAGATCCCGATCCCCGGGTTCGCCGGCGCCGGCAAGTCGGTCGACCTGCAACAGAAAGAGGGCGTCAGCGGGGCGTTCTTCAAGGGCGTGTTCACAACGATCCTCGCCACGCCGTGCAGCGGGCCGTTCCTCGGGCCGGTGTTCGCGTTCACGATCGCCCAACCTCCGGTGGTCACCTACCTGATCTTCACGTTCGTCGGCCTCGGCATGGCGCTCCCCTACCTGCTGATTGGCTTGTTTCCGTCGCTCATTGCGTGGCTCCCCAAACCGGGCGCCTGGATGGAGACCTTCAAACAGCTGATGGGCTTCGTGCTGATGGGAACGGTCGTCTTCTTGTTCTCGTCGATCGCCAAGGAAAGTTACCTGCCGGTGCTCGCCCTGATGGTGGCGCTCGGCGTCGCCTGCTGGTGGATCGGCCGCACGCCGATCACCGCCAGCCCGGCCGCCAAGACGACCTCCTGGGTCGGCGGCCTAGCGACCGTGCTGCTGACCGGCTGGTTAGCCTTCGGCTTGCTCGGCCCCAGCGAGCACGAGCTGCCCTGGAAGCCCTACTCGAACGCTTCGCTGGCCCTGGCCCAGCAGCGCGGCAAGACCGTGCTGGTCGACTTCACCGCCGAGTGGTGCCTCACCTGCAAGCTGAACCTTAAGACCGCGATCGACACCGAGAAGGTCAAAGAGGTGATCGCCGCCAACGGTGTCGAGCCGCTCATCGCCGACTGGACCGACCGCAACGACGAGATCAAAGCCGCGCTGTCCGATCTGAACAGCATCAGCATCCCGCTGCTGGCGATCTACCCGGCCGACCGGCCCGAGCGGCCGATCGTGCTGCGCGACTCGATCACGCAGTCGCAGCTGCTCGCCGCCCTGCACGAGGCGGGCGCCACGCGGGCCAACGACGCCGGCCAAACGCCCTCCGAAAGCGACTCGCGTTCGGTCGACATGCCGCAGATCGAGCTGGGCGGCGCCGCCTCGACGGCCGACCTGCGTTAG
- a CDS encoding DNA-binding response regulator — protein MIVLISRDLMAGSAIEGPARSAGMAVRIVSPDNAPDPAAKLYAIDLSTPAGDLAALVAALRTASPEAAVVAYAPHVHEAKLEAARAAGCDEVLTRGQFYRSLGDIVTRHANR, from the coding sequence ATGATCGTTCTCATCTCCCGCGACCTGATGGCTGGCTCGGCGATCGAAGGCCCCGCACGCTCGGCCGGGATGGCGGTGCGGATCGTGTCGCCCGACAACGCCCCCGACCCGGCGGCGAAGCTCTACGCCATCGACCTGTCGACGCCGGCCGGCGACCTGGCGGCGCTCGTCGCGGCGCTCCGCACGGCGTCGCCCGAGGCGGCCGTGGTGGCCTACGCCCCGCACGTCCACGAGGCGAAGCTCGAAGCGGCCCGCGCGGCGGGCTGCGACGAGGTGCTCACCCGCGGGCAGTTTTACCGCTCGCTGGGCGACATCGTGACGCGGCACGCCAACCGGTAG
- the lysS gene encoding lysine--tRNA ligase, with protein MTPDATPPAADAAPSAPTTDPQAARRVKLEALTAMGVDPWGQRLDDHTPIGQVRARMSELRYRFPDGAEVELPDFSKQDDDFNFRQWKADRNEEHAAKTGEKGVRGDVAGPEFRVAGRIVLHRNKGKLHFIDLRDMTGDLQLMVGQKQVGDSWAVVEQLDLGDIIAVDGALTVTNTGELSIAATKVHFLCKSLETPPEKHHGLTDPEMRQRMRYVDLAYNDGVMPRFLDRTRIVRSVRDTLAERGFVEVEGPTLHSIAGGAAARPFNTHHNALDMPLFMRIALELHLKRLLVGGIERVYELGRVYRNEGISPKHNPEFTMLEVYQAYGNYESMMDLTEAVITDAIAATQQGSGVGGQGTGEVSYVLPYGEHTVDFTPPFERRTYNDLFAEHAGVDPDDEGAVADLAKKIGFDLKDESGAPRHPDVIKNEVFEAKVEDALVGPIFVIDYPASICPLTKRKKDNQAIAERFELFVRGMEIANAYTELNDPDLQEELFKSQLTGLSDEDSMAKMDDDFIRALRHGMPPTGGLGIGIDRLVMLLTNSQTIRDVILFPLLRNEK; from the coding sequence ATGACGCCCGACGCCACCCCTCCCGCCGCCGACGCCGCCCCCTCCGCGCCGACCACCGATCCCCAGGCCGCCCGCCGCGTCAAGCTCGAGGCCCTCACGGCCATGGGCGTCGACCCGTGGGGCCAGCGGCTCGACGACCACACGCCGATCGGCCAGGTCCGCGCCCGCATGAGCGAGTTGCGTTACCGGTTCCCCGACGGCGCCGAGGTCGAGCTGCCGGATTTTTCTAAGCAAGACGACGACTTCAACTTCCGTCAGTGGAAGGCCGACCGCAACGAGGAGCACGCCGCCAAGACGGGAGAGAAAGGCGTCCGGGGCGACGTCGCCGGGCCCGAGTTCCGCGTCGCCGGCCGCATCGTGCTGCACCGCAACAAGGGCAAGCTGCACTTCATCGACCTGCGCGACATGACCGGCGACTTGCAGCTGATGGTCGGCCAGAAGCAGGTGGGCGACTCGTGGGCCGTTGTGGAGCAGCTCGACCTGGGCGACATCATCGCTGTGGACGGCGCGCTCACCGTCACGAACACCGGCGAGCTGTCGATCGCCGCTACCAAAGTCCACTTCCTCTGCAAGAGCCTCGAGACGCCGCCCGAGAAGCACCACGGGCTCACCGACCCCGAGATGCGGCAGCGGATGCGTTACGTCGACCTGGCGTACAACGACGGCGTCATGCCGCGGTTCCTGGATCGCACGCGCATCGTCCGCAGCGTACGCGACACGCTCGCCGAGCGCGGCTTCGTCGAGGTCGAGGGCCCCACGCTGCACAGCATCGCCGGCGGCGCCGCCGCCCGGCCGTTCAACACCCATCACAACGCATTGGACATGCCGCTGTTCATGCGGATCGCGCTGGAGCTGCACCTCAAGCGGCTCCTGGTGGGCGGCATCGAACGTGTGTACGAACTCGGCCGCGTCTACCGCAACGAGGGGATCAGCCCCAAGCACAACCCCGAGTTCACCATGCTCGAGGTCTACCAGGCTTACGGCAATTACGAGTCGATGATGGACCTGACCGAAGCGGTGATCACGGACGCCATCGCTGCTACGCAGCAGGGGTCGGGGGTCGGGGGTCAGGGGACAGGGGAGGTGAGCTACGTGTTGCCTTATGGGGAGCACACGGTTGATTTCACTCCTCCTTTTGAGCGGCGGACTTACAACGACCTGTTCGCCGAGCACGCCGGGGTCGATCCCGACGACGAGGGCGCGGTGGCCGACCTGGCCAAGAAGATCGGCTTCGACCTGAAGGACGAGTCGGGCGCCCCGAGGCACCCGGACGTCATTAAGAACGAGGTGTTCGAGGCCAAGGTCGAAGACGCGCTCGTCGGCCCGATCTTTGTGATCGACTACCCGGCGAGCATCTGCCCGCTGACGAAGCGCAAGAAGGACAACCAGGCGATCGCCGAGCGGTTCGAGTTGTTCGTGCGCGGCATGGAGATCGCCAACGCCTACACCGAGCTGAACGACCCCGACCTGCAAGAAGAGCTGTTCAAGAGCCAGCTCACGGGCCTGAGCGACGAGGACTCGATGGCCAAGATGGACGACGACTTCATCCGCGCCCTACGCCACGGCATGCCCCCCACCGGCGGCCTGGGCATCGGCATCGACCGCCTCGTGATGCTGCTAACGAACAGCCAAACGATTCGGGACGTGATTTTGTTCCCGCTCTTGCGCAATGAGAAGTGA
- a CDS encoding zinc-dependent metalloprotease produces MPIRPARRVASMRLASLAAAIAIVFSLSAMPAAPAWADEPAAEEGSEPQASASNADEAAEGEASADAGDSKESGKSAAKKPAEPPKFPPASKVLKDTKEIDGLIKLHKSDDHVFAELQPSDLNKDYIVLITIARGMGQTPLVGGFSWNFGDDWVWQFRKVGDRILIVRRNVRFKAKKGSPSEQAVKLAYTDSVLYSLPIKSRKGSSYIVDLTPVFFSDLPQISQVLSGFNFSTTKSTWSEVEGFPKNVELEVAATYTSGGYRSFDSVPDSRGVTLNVHYSISRLPTNGYKPRLADDRIGYFVTALKDYSKPEDEDRFVRYVNRWNLEKADPSADVSTPKEPIKFWLDKTIPFKYRKPIRDGITEWNKAFEKAGFYDAINVEQQPNDATWDPGDIRYNTFQWITSGAGFAMGPSRVNPTTGEILDADIIFDADFLQFWKQTHEFFTPKGIEVLTGGPIELGAHREQQRKLPQHLQHGHTGRCSCNLLGGVSQQLAFATAVAATSKRGEEELEKLILQGLKEVTMHEVGHTLGLRHNFKASTLYSIEEMQDEEKVKETGLTASVMDYAPVMLLPESMKQPVYYSQTIGPYDYWAIEYGYKTLKSEEKELKKIAARSGEKGLAFSTDGDTRGIDPDPHSRRFDLSSNLVEYARSQAELVAETMPKIVDELVEEGEGYERARQAFGVLITTHFRVMFDAARYVGGVGVSRSHKGDKDATAPFVPVDAERQREAVELVAEQVFSDKPFDVPASLYNHLAPTNWDHWGTQEIDRPDYPTHKVILLWQQRVLDQLTASLTLERLHDSELKTPADEDAYTSAELFKTLTGAIFSEVGDFEADDSQEFTNRKPFVSGFRRNLQRAYLERLTSIALGRRYISYFSRRDGWIDPAPQDCQTLVFLELKELKRSIDTLLEDEPELDRYSLAHLTETSSRIGKVLEAETLNLPLRSRYIEESSTFGRE; encoded by the coding sequence ATGCCGATTCGACCTGCCCGCCGTGTGGCCTCAATGCGTCTTGCGTCCCTGGCCGCCGCGATCGCGATCGTGTTCTCGCTCTCCGCCATGCCCGCCGCCCCGGCTTGGGCCGACGAGCCCGCCGCCGAGGAAGGCTCCGAGCCGCAGGCTTCTGCCAGCAACGCGGACGAAGCCGCCGAAGGCGAGGCCTCGGCCGACGCTGGCGACAGCAAAGAGAGCGGCAAGTCGGCCGCCAAGAAGCCCGCCGAGCCGCCGAAGTTCCCGCCCGCGTCGAAGGTCCTCAAGGACACGAAAGAGATCGACGGGCTGATCAAGCTGCACAAGTCGGACGATCACGTCTTCGCCGAACTGCAGCCCTCGGACCTCAACAAAGACTACATCGTGCTGATCACGATCGCCCGCGGCATGGGCCAGACGCCGCTGGTCGGCGGTTTCAGCTGGAACTTCGGCGACGACTGGGTTTGGCAGTTCCGCAAGGTCGGCGACCGCATCCTGATTGTCCGCCGCAACGTGCGGTTCAAGGCCAAGAAAGGGAGCCCCAGCGAGCAGGCCGTCAAGCTCGCCTACACCGACAGTGTGCTCTACAGCCTGCCGATCAAGTCGCGCAAGGGCTCGTCGTACATCGTCGACCTGACCCCCGTCTTCTTCAGCGACCTGCCGCAGATCAGCCAGGTCCTCTCGGGCTTCAACTTCTCCACGACCAAGAGCACCTGGAGCGAGGTCGAGGGCTTCCCGAAGAACGTCGAACTCGAGGTCGCGGCCACGTACACCTCGGGCGGCTACCGGTCGTTCGACTCGGTCCCCGACTCGCGCGGCGTGACGCTCAACGTCCACTACTCGATCAGCCGCCTGCCCACCAACGGCTACAAGCCGCGGTTGGCCGACGACCGGATCGGCTACTTCGTCACGGCGCTGAAGGACTACTCCAAGCCGGAGGACGAGGACCGCTTCGTCCGCTACGTGAACCGCTGGAACCTGGAGAAGGCCGACCCGTCGGCCGACGTCTCCACGCCCAAGGAGCCGATCAAGTTCTGGCTCGATAAGACGATCCCGTTCAAGTACCGCAAGCCGATCCGCGACGGCATCACGGAGTGGAACAAGGCGTTCGAGAAGGCCGGCTTCTACGACGCGATCAACGTCGAGCAGCAGCCCAATGACGCCACGTGGGACCCGGGCGACATCCGCTACAACACGTTCCAGTGGATCACCTCGGGCGCCGGCTTCGCGATGGGGCCCTCGCGCGTGAACCCCACGACGGGCGAGATCCTCGACGCCGACATCATCTTCGACGCCGACTTCCTGCAGTTCTGGAAGCAGACGCACGAGTTCTTCACCCCCAAGGGGATCGAGGTCCTCACCGGCGGGCCGATCGAGCTGGGCGCCCACCGCGAGCAGCAGCGCAAGCTCCCGCAGCACCTGCAGCACGGCCACACCGGCCGCTGCTCGTGCAACCTGCTGGGCGGCGTGTCGCAGCAGCTGGCGTTCGCCACGGCCGTGGCCGCCACTAGCAAGCGCGGCGAGGAGGAGCTCGAGAAGCTAATCCTGCAGGGCCTCAAAGAGGTCACCATGCACGAGGTCGGCCACACGCTCGGCCTAAGGCACAACTTCAAGGCGAGCACCCTCTACTCGATCGAGGAGATGCAGGACGAGGAAAAGGTGAAGGAGACCGGACTCACCGCCTCGGTGATGGACTACGCCCCCGTCATGCTGCTGCCCGAGTCGATGAAGCAGCCCGTCTACTACTCGCAGACGATCGGCCCCTACGATTACTGGGCGATCGAGTACGGCTACAAGACGCTCAAGTCGGAAGAGAAGGAGCTCAAGAAGATCGCCGCCCGCAGCGGCGAGAAGGGCCTCGCCTTCTCGACCGACGGCGACACCCGCGGCATCGACCCCGACCCGCACTCGCGGCGGTTCGACCTGTCGAGCAACCTGGTGGAGTACGCCCGCTCGCAGGCCGAGCTCGTGGCCGAGACGATGCCCAAGATCGTCGACGAGTTGGTCGAGGAGGGCGAGGGCTACGAGCGCGCCCGCCAGGCCTTCGGCGTGCTGATCACCACCCACTTCCGGGTGATGTTTGACGCGGCCCGCTACGTCGGCGGCGTCGGCGTGAGCCGCTCGCACAAGGGCGACAAAGACGCCACGGCGCCATTCGTTCCGGTCGACGCCGAGCGGCAGCGCGAGGCGGTGGAGCTCGTCGCCGAGCAGGTCTTCAGCGACAAGCCGTTCGACGTCCCGGCGTCGCTCTACAACCACCTGGCGCCGACCAACTGGGACCACTGGGGCACGCAGGAGATCGATCGCCCCGACTACCCGACCCACAAGGTGATCCTGCTCTGGCAGCAGCGGGTGCTCGACCAGCTGACCGCGTCGCTCACGCTCGAGCGGCTGCACGACTCGGAGCTCAAGACCCCCGCCGACGAAGACGCCTACACCAGCGCCGAGTTGTTCAAAACCCTCACCGGCGCCATCTTCAGCGAGGTCGGCGACTTCGAGGCGGACGACTCGCAAGAGTTCACCAACCGCAAACCGTTTGTCTCCGGCTTCCGCCGCAACCTGCAGCGGGCTTACCTCGAGCGGCTCACGAGCATCGCGCTCGGCCGGCGCTACATCTCGTACTTCAGCCGCCGCGATGGCTGGATCGACCCGGCGCCGCAGGACTGCCAAACGCTCGTGTTCCTCGAGCTCAAGGAGCTGAAGAGGAGCATCGACACGCTGCTCGAAGACGAGCCGGAACTCGACCGCTACAGCCTGGCCCACCTCACCGAGACGAGCTCGCGGATCGGCAAGGTCCTCGAAGCCGAGACCCTCAACCTGCCGCTCAGGTCGCGGTACATCGAGGAGTCGAGCACCTTCGGGCGTGAGTAA
- a CDS encoding SUMF1/EgtB/PvdO family nonheme iron enzyme → MGVALVLLACSEAVSSSLEIQWVAIGNPGNAPDPETERGSVGYTYEISATEITNAQFVEYLNETDPLANNHANRFVRTYPRSLPGITFSPRILPGVEYVPQNSPGSKYTIKQGQENHPATVIWSAAARYANWLHNGKGSGDTEDGAYSLAGGGGYLDFYVGVERNPGSRVAIPTMDEWYKAAFHDAGAGTSGLYFEYPTSSNSAPSAASPFIDPSGSNYQGVVGGFTDVGAYYLASSPYGTYDQAGNAFEWLETYWGYNANAGLRASVGGNL, encoded by the coding sequence ATGGGCGTAGCACTTGTGCTGCTTGCCTGTAGCGAAGCCGTTTCGTCTTCGTTGGAAATCCAATGGGTTGCAATTGGTAACCCGGGAAATGCGCCTGACCCAGAAACAGAGCGCGGCTCCGTTGGCTACACCTACGAAATAAGTGCGACGGAAATCACCAATGCGCAATTCGTAGAGTACCTTAACGAAACCGACCCACTAGCAAATAACCACGCTAACAGATTTGTTCGTACGTATCCACGGTCTTTGCCCGGCATTACATTTTCACCAAGAATATTGCCAGGCGTTGAATACGTTCCTCAAAACAGCCCTGGCTCCAAATACACCATTAAACAAGGCCAGGAAAACCACCCCGCAACCGTGATATGGAGTGCCGCAGCTAGGTACGCAAATTGGCTGCACAATGGTAAGGGCAGTGGCGACACAGAAGACGGAGCATACTCGCTGGCGGGAGGGGGAGGTTACTTGGATTTCTATGTAGGTGTTGAAAGAAATCCGGGCTCACGAGTCGCCATCCCAACAATGGACGAATGGTACAAGGCGGCTTTTCACGATGCTGGGGCAGGCACGAGTGGGCTATATTTTGAATACCCCACATCAAGTAATTCTGCCCCGTCGGCAGCTTCCCCCTTTATTGACCCGTCAGGCAGCAATTATCAAGGTGTTGTTGGTGGTTTCACCGACGTCGGAGCATACTACCTAGCGTCAAGCCCTTATGGCACATATGACCAGGCGGGGAATGCCTTTGAATGGCTCGAAACCTATTGGGGTTACAATGCCAATGCTGGCCTTCGCGCTTCGGTCGGCGGCAATCTTTAA
- a CDS encoding ABC transporter permease: MYKLLLCLRYLRTRWIALASIVSVTLGVATMIVVNSVMAGFTHEMQDRIHGILSDLVFEARSLDGVPDAPAHMAKIRAAAGDMIEGMSPTAHVPAMLGFTVGGQRVTKQVNVIGVDPTTYSTVSDFGRYLQHPENRTSLDFELKESGYDTHDHQADDPLATPEREQMGFAGWEYRRRKAYWTKKEAELATEAGPAVNDPFAANGQAEEGATFDPAKQQHPGVVLGIAIGSYRDHAGADRFLVVPGDDIEITYPSAGVPPKPLSAHFTVVDYYESKMNEYDGTFVFVPIETMQQLRGMIDPSTGVANFNSIQIRCKEGVDPAVVRDTIAAAFDPQRYVVSTWRDKQGALLAAVQMETAVLNVLLFMIIAVAGFGILATFYMIVVEKTRDIGVMKSLGASSLGVMGIFVGYGLALGVVGAGAGMLGGLVFVDHINEIADVLGRITGQPVFDPSVYYFQKIPTIVDPFTVAWVVGGAMAIAVLASVAPAFRAAMLRPVEALRWE; the protein is encoded by the coding sequence ATGTACAAGCTGCTGCTCTGCCTGCGCTACCTGCGCACGCGCTGGATCGCGCTCGCCTCGATCGTGAGCGTCACGCTCGGCGTGGCGACGATGATCGTCGTGAACTCGGTCATGGCCGGGTTCACGCACGAGATGCAGGACCGCATCCACGGCATTCTCAGCGACCTGGTGTTCGAGGCCCGCTCGCTCGACGGCGTGCCCGACGCCCCGGCGCACATGGCCAAGATCCGCGCGGCGGCCGGCGACATGATCGAGGGGATGAGCCCCACGGCCCACGTGCCGGCGATGCTCGGCTTCACGGTCGGCGGCCAGCGCGTCACCAAGCAGGTGAACGTGATCGGCGTCGACCCGACAACCTACTCGACGGTGAGCGACTTCGGCCGTTACTTGCAGCACCCCGAGAATCGGACGTCGCTCGACTTCGAGCTCAAAGAATCGGGCTACGACACGCACGACCACCAGGCCGACGACCCGCTGGCCACGCCCGAGCGCGAGCAGATGGGCTTCGCCGGCTGGGAGTACCGCCGCCGAAAGGCGTACTGGACCAAGAAAGAGGCCGAGCTCGCCACCGAGGCGGGGCCGGCGGTGAACGACCCGTTCGCCGCCAACGGCCAGGCCGAAGAGGGCGCCACGTTCGACCCCGCCAAGCAGCAGCACCCCGGCGTGGTGCTCGGCATCGCGATCGGCAGCTACCGCGACCACGCGGGCGCCGACCGGTTTCTGGTCGTGCCGGGCGACGACATCGAGATCACCTACCCGTCGGCCGGCGTCCCGCCCAAGCCGCTCTCGGCCCACTTCACGGTGGTCGATTACTACGAGAGCAAGATGAACGAGTACGACGGCACCTTCGTGTTCGTGCCGATCGAAACGATGCAGCAGCTGCGCGGCATGATCGACCCGTCGACCGGCGTGGCCAACTTCAACTCGATCCAGATCCGCTGCAAGGAGGGCGTCGACCCGGCGGTGGTGCGCGACACGATCGCCGCGGCGTTCGACCCGCAGCGCTACGTGGTGAGCACCTGGCGCGACAAGCAGGGGGCGCTGCTGGCCGCCGTGCAGATGGAGACCGCCGTATTGAACGTGCTGCTGTTCATGATCATCGCCGTGGCCGGCTTCGGCATTCTGGCGACCTTCTACATGATCGTCGTGGAGAAGACCCGCGACATCGGCGTGATGAAGAGCCTGGGCGCCAGCAGCCTCGGCGTGATGGGCATCTTCGTCGGCTACGGCTTGGCGCTCGGCGTCGTGGGCGCCGGGGCGGGCATGCTCGGCGGGCTGGTGTTTGTCGACCACATTAACGAGATCGCCGACGTGCTGGGACGCATCACCGGCCAGCCGGTGTTCGACCCCTCGGTCTATTACTTCCAGAAGATCCCGACGATCGTCGACCCCTTCACCGTGGCCTGGGTGGTCGGCGGCGCGATGGCGATCGCCGTGCTGGCGAGCGTCGCCCCGGCGTTCCGGGCCGCGATGCTGCGGCCGGTGGAGGCGCTGCGATGGGAATGA
- a CDS encoding GNAT family N-acetyltransferase yields the protein MCIDVGDFQLSPYRSDDAAALVEHLADGVVAQTVPVIPYPYGMPEAEAFLAGRLAEQSQAPTTAFAFRSADGLLCGAVGLSPNLDEQSAELGYWLAPHLWGRGLIGSAVPVLLQYAESLPLVSITARAITTNHASIAILRRSGFSSLGICREPARTTTGVHNAELFKLILPVSAA from the coding sequence GTGTGCATCGATGTGGGTGACTTCCAGCTCTCTCCCTACCGAAGCGATGATGCGGCGGCGTTAGTCGAGCACCTCGCCGACGGAGTTGTCGCTCAGACTGTTCCGGTCATTCCCTATCCCTACGGTATGCCTGAGGCAGAGGCATTTCTTGCCGGTAGGCTCGCGGAGCAGTCGCAAGCTCCAACGACAGCCTTTGCGTTCCGCTCCGCCGATGGCCTGCTTTGCGGCGCAGTCGGCCTTTCCCCAAATCTTGACGAGCAGTCCGCGGAACTCGGGTATTGGCTCGCCCCACACCTCTGGGGGCGCGGCCTCATCGGCTCTGCGGTACCCGTGCTTCTTCAGTACGCCGAAAGCCTGCCTCTCGTAAGCATCACAGCGCGTGCCATCACCACCAACCACGCTTCGATCGCTATCCTTCGCCGGAGCGGTTTCAGCTCCCTCGGCATTTGCAGGGAACCCGCTCGCACGACCACTGGAGTCCACAACGCCGAGCTGTTCAAGCTCATCCTACCGGTGAGTGCCGCCTAA
- a CDS encoding aminoglycoside phosphotransferase family protein — translation MPSPNTTPPPPNEESIRRALEAFEAGRSAETAGEFETKEVLAGGLSPARVWRVGLGNHTHALKTWPAAGADREAATLRHAWLDRLADKGVGFLPVARRTAGKDSLVELDGWCWELARWLPGEPIATLCDAEASAAALADFHNAGQPMAAVAGPSASLAARRRALEQAKLYPTATGALSGPQAPSLARLSERLPAAWRRGDSLLRSIESNLFAPQPCQIDSRPEHFLLTEGRVTGLVDFGAMALDTPRVDLARLLGGLPTDWRGAALAAYLGMWRPDVPLVRTKFASELDAIHASGVTASASNWLRWLAVERRIFPNERAVARRLEWVAGRLEAVARGEPLVE, via the coding sequence GTGCCGAGCCCAAACACGACGCCGCCCCCCCCAAACGAGGAGTCTATCCGCCGGGCGCTAGAGGCCTTTGAAGCGGGCAGATCGGCGGAGACGGCGGGCGAATTCGAGACGAAGGAGGTGCTGGCGGGGGGGCTGAGCCCGGCGCGGGTGTGGCGCGTGGGGTTAGGAAATCATACGCACGCGCTCAAGACGTGGCCCGCCGCAGGCGCCGATCGGGAGGCCGCTACGCTGCGGCACGCCTGGCTCGACCGGCTCGCAGACAAGGGCGTCGGCTTCCTGCCGGTCGCCCGCCGTACAGCCGGTAAAGACTCGCTCGTCGAGCTGGACGGCTGGTGCTGGGAGCTCGCCCGCTGGCTCCCGGGCGAGCCGATAGCCACGCTCTGCGACGCGGAAGCGAGCGCCGCGGCGCTCGCCGACTTCCACAACGCCGGCCAGCCGATGGCCGCCGTGGCGGGCCCCTCGGCAAGCCTCGCCGCGCGGCGGCGGGCGCTCGAGCAGGCGAAGCTTTACCCGACGGCGACCGGAGCCTTGAGCGGCCCCCAGGCCCCTAGCCTCGCACGACTCAGCGAGCGACTGCCCGCCGCGTGGCGTCGCGGCGACTCGCTGCTGCGGTCGATCGAATCGAACCTTTTCGCACCGCAGCCCTGCCAAATCGACTCGCGGCCCGAGCACTTCTTGCTCACCGAGGGTCGGGTAACCGGCCTCGTCGATTTTGGCGCCATGGCGCTCGACACCCCGCGGGTGGACCTCGCCCGGCTACTCGGCGGGCTGCCGACCGACTGGCGGGGGGCGGCCTTGGCGGCGTATCTCGGAATGTGGCGACCCGACGTCCCCCTCGTCCGTACCAAGTTTGCTAGCGAGCTCGACGCGATCCACGCCTCGGGCGTCACTGCGTCAGCTAGCAACTGGCTGCGCTGGCTGGCGGTCGAGCGGCGAATCTTCCCCAACGAGCGGGCCGTGGCCCGGCGGCTCGAGTGGGTCGCTGGGCGGCTCGAGGCGGTTGCCCGGGGCGAGCCGCTTGTCGAATAG